The following coding sequences are from one Miscanthus floridulus cultivar M001 unplaced genomic scaffold, ASM1932011v1 fs_650_1_2, whole genome shotgun sequence window:
- the LOC136532546 gene encoding protein PHLOEM PROTEIN 2-LIKE A10-like isoform X2, whose product MDHLVAFSRRRRRWILLAAAGAAAAVGAYKIYHHPAVAERRRRLVRLAAAIAAFADATASSADTAALVASDLADFVRSDADEVPRSVKQLAKLAASPEVSATVSTLSEAVTSGMLRGAGSSSSGPGSGGTVALSDRLVDKLFSDSGERLAAAVAGSFARHLVLAFYAAPSPQGEASSSPTMWVNVVATGKCRKAISNWVEVFVGTAVREFIDKTIHINTYEQLFEGLTNPKHDAKVKELLVSVCNGAVETLVKTTHHALYTTNGKLDANGSGSGSGNGNGNGVGEGWVETVSSTLAVPSNRKFVLDVTGRVTFETVRSFLEFVLWKLQDGARKGSDSVVDSGLRVLRNHTETVNPKRVEEDKLCCKILLCLYA is encoded by the exons ATGGACCACCTCGTCGCcttctcccgccgccgccgccgctggatcCTCCTCGCCGCGgccggcgccgcggcggccgTTGGCGCGTACAAGATCTACCACCACCCGGCCGTCGCGGAGCGGCGGCGCCGCCTTGTGCGCCTCGCCGCTGCCATCGCGGCCTTCGCTGACGCCACCGCGTCGTCCGCCGACACCGCGGCGCTGGTGGCCTCCGATCTGGCCGACTTCGTCCGATCCGACGCGGACGAGGTCCCCCGCAGCGTCAAGCAGCTGGCCAAGCTCGCTGCCTCCCCTGAGGTCTCCGCCACCGTCTCCACCCTGTCCGAGGCGGTGACCTCCGGGATGCTTCGCGGCGCGGGATCCTCTAGCTCCGGGCCCGGATCCGGCGGTACCGTGGCCCTCTCCGATCGTCTCGTAGACAAGCTCTTCTCCGATTCAGGCGAGCGCCTCGCGGCCGCGGTTGCCGGGAGCTTCGCCCGCCATCTCGTGCTCGCCTTTTACGCCGCTCCTTCACCTCAGGGGGAGGCGTCCTCCTCCCCGACGATGTGGGTCAACGTGGTTGCGACTGGAAAGTGCCGGAAGGCGATAAGCAACTGGGTTGAGGTCTTTGTGGGCACCGCTGTGAGGGAGTTCATTGACAAGACCATCCACATCAACACCTACGAGCAGCTCTTCGAAGGCCTCACCAATCCGAAACATGATGCCAAGGTCAAGGAATTGCTTGTTTCAGTGTGCAATGGTGCGGTTGAGACTTTGGTGAAGACCACTCACCATGCCCTGTACACTACTAATGGCAAATTGGATGCAAATGGTAGTGGTAGTGGCAGTGGTAATGGCAATGGCAATGGAGTTGGGGAAGGGTGGGTGGAGACGGTGTCGAGCACATTGGCAGTTCCTAGCAACAGGAAGTTTGTGCTCGATGTTACAGGGAGGGTCACATTTGAGACAGTGAGGTCATTTCTGGAGTTTGTTCTTTGGAAGCTGCAGGATGGGGCAAGGAAGGGCAGTGACTCTGTTGTTGACAGTGGGCTGCGTGTCTTGAG GAATCATACTGAAACTGTAAATCCAAAAAGAGTGGAAGAAGATAAATTGTGCTGCAAGATTCTGTTATGCCTGTATGCTTGA
- the LOC136532546 gene encoding protein PHLOEM PROTEIN 2-LIKE A10-like isoform X1 encodes MDHLVAFSRRRRRWILLAAAGAAAAVGAYKIYHHPAVAERRRRLVRLAAAIAAFADATASSADTAALVASDLADFVRSDADEVPRSVKQLAKLAASPEVSATVSTLSEAVTSGMLRGAGSSSSGPGSGGTVALSDRLVDKLFSDSGERLAAAVAGSFARHLVLAFYAAPSPQGEASSSPTMWVNVVATGKCRKAISNWVEVFVGTAVREFIDKTIHINTYEQLFEGLTNPKHDAKVKELLVSVCNGAVETLVKTTHHALYTTNGKLDANGSGSGSGNGNGNGVGEGWVETVSSTLAVPSNRKFVLDVTGRVTFETVRSFLEFVLWKLQDGARKGSDSVVDSGLRVLRYMSDKSMVIATICITLCLHVLNGTRLLVTA; translated from the coding sequence ATGGACCACCTCGTCGCcttctcccgccgccgccgccgctggatcCTCCTCGCCGCGgccggcgccgcggcggccgTTGGCGCGTACAAGATCTACCACCACCCGGCCGTCGCGGAGCGGCGGCGCCGCCTTGTGCGCCTCGCCGCTGCCATCGCGGCCTTCGCTGACGCCACCGCGTCGTCCGCCGACACCGCGGCGCTGGTGGCCTCCGATCTGGCCGACTTCGTCCGATCCGACGCGGACGAGGTCCCCCGCAGCGTCAAGCAGCTGGCCAAGCTCGCTGCCTCCCCTGAGGTCTCCGCCACCGTCTCCACCCTGTCCGAGGCGGTGACCTCCGGGATGCTTCGCGGCGCGGGATCCTCTAGCTCCGGGCCCGGATCCGGCGGTACCGTGGCCCTCTCCGATCGTCTCGTAGACAAGCTCTTCTCCGATTCAGGCGAGCGCCTCGCGGCCGCGGTTGCCGGGAGCTTCGCCCGCCATCTCGTGCTCGCCTTTTACGCCGCTCCTTCACCTCAGGGGGAGGCGTCCTCCTCCCCGACGATGTGGGTCAACGTGGTTGCGACTGGAAAGTGCCGGAAGGCGATAAGCAACTGGGTTGAGGTCTTTGTGGGCACCGCTGTGAGGGAGTTCATTGACAAGACCATCCACATCAACACCTACGAGCAGCTCTTCGAAGGCCTCACCAATCCGAAACATGATGCCAAGGTCAAGGAATTGCTTGTTTCAGTGTGCAATGGTGCGGTTGAGACTTTGGTGAAGACCACTCACCATGCCCTGTACACTACTAATGGCAAATTGGATGCAAATGGTAGTGGTAGTGGCAGTGGTAATGGCAATGGCAATGGAGTTGGGGAAGGGTGGGTGGAGACGGTGTCGAGCACATTGGCAGTTCCTAGCAACAGGAAGTTTGTGCTCGATGTTACAGGGAGGGTCACATTTGAGACAGTGAGGTCATTTCTGGAGTTTGTTCTTTGGAAGCTGCAGGATGGGGCAAGGAAGGGCAGTGACTCTGTTGTTGACAGTGGGCTGCGTGTCTTGAGGTATATGAGCGATAAGTCCATGGTTATCGCTACGATCTGCATTACATTGTGCTTGCATGTGTTGAATGGGACTAGGCTCTTGGTAACAGCTTGA